A single genomic interval of Spirosoma taeanense harbors:
- a CDS encoding nucleotide sugar dehydrogenase, with product MQSLLAATDVTVGIIGLGYVGLPLALEFGKQYETVGFDVDQSRVDELQKCFDRTRETDVDAFRASRHIRFTTDPAELKTCTVFIVTVPTPIDHYKKPDLSYLLSASRTVGKCLKPGDVVVYESTVYPGCTEEECVPVLEKYSGLRYNVDFFCGYSPERINPGDKERTLTRILKITSGSTPQVADFVNRLYGSVIEAGTYKAPSIKVAEAAKAIENAQRDVNISFVNELALIFDRMGIDTMDVLEAAGTKWNFLNFKPGLVGGHCISVDPYYLAHKAQSLGYHPQVILSGRRVNDDMPLHVANKLVKKMSQHGIHLAGSKVLLLGITFKENCPDIRNSKVADIYHELRGFGIEVQVYDPWAVPQEVHHEFGIRLIEEPEPNAYDGIILAVAHKEFQELTMPALTRSDRSVVYDLKAQLDRSVATLRI from the coding sequence ATGCAATCTTTACTCGCTGCCACCGACGTAACCGTCGGGATTATTGGATTGGGCTATGTAGGCTTGCCGCTAGCCCTTGAATTTGGGAAACAATACGAAACCGTTGGGTTCGATGTTGACCAGAGTCGGGTTGATGAACTTCAGAAGTGCTTCGACCGGACCCGCGAAACGGATGTCGATGCCTTTCGGGCCAGCAGGCATATTCGCTTCACGACCGACCCCGCCGAACTGAAAACCTGTACGGTGTTTATCGTAACGGTTCCTACCCCCATTGACCATTACAAGAAACCTGATCTGTCGTATCTGCTCAGTGCCTCCAGAACCGTTGGCAAATGCCTGAAGCCGGGTGATGTTGTCGTATATGAGTCGACCGTTTATCCGGGCTGTACGGAAGAGGAGTGCGTTCCCGTGCTGGAAAAGTACAGTGGCCTGCGGTATAATGTTGATTTCTTCTGCGGGTACTCGCCCGAGCGGATCAATCCCGGCGACAAGGAGCGGACGCTGACCCGAATCCTGAAGATTACGTCGGGCTCCACGCCCCAGGTGGCCGATTTCGTTAACCGGCTCTACGGCTCGGTCATTGAAGCCGGTACGTATAAAGCGCCGTCGATCAAGGTAGCCGAAGCGGCCAAAGCCATCGAGAACGCCCAGCGCGACGTCAATATCTCGTTCGTCAACGAGCTGGCGCTGATCTTCGACCGGATGGGTATCGACACCATGGATGTGCTCGAAGCAGCCGGGACCAAATGGAATTTTCTGAACTTCAAACCAGGTCTGGTCGGTGGGCACTGCATCAGTGTGGACCCCTATTATCTGGCGCACAAAGCCCAGAGCCTCGGCTACCACCCGCAGGTGATCCTGTCCGGTCGTCGGGTGAACGACGATATGCCGCTGCACGTGGCCAATAAGCTGGTCAAGAAAATGAGCCAGCACGGCATCCACCTGGCTGGCAGCAAGGTCCTGCTGCTGGGCATTACGTTCAAAGAGAACTGCCCCGATATCCGCAACTCCAAAGTCGCTGATATTTATCACGAGCTGCGGGGGTTCGGTATTGAGGTTCAGGTATATGACCCCTGGGCCGTACCGCAGGAAGTTCATCACGAGTTTGGTATCCGGCTGATCGAAGAACCGGAACCGAATGCGTATGACGGTATTATCCTGGCGGTAGCCCATAAAGAATTTCAGGAGCTGACCATGCCGGCGCTGACCCGGAGCGATCGCAGCGTTGTGTATGATCTGAAAGCCCAGCTCGACCGATCTGTGGCCACCCTACGTATTTAA
- a CDS encoding DUF3450 domain-containing protein, translating to MRILYALICWLAVCTQLLAQGNQKVTVPVSETPGAYNSIIGLNSGIYLNASSNRNVFVGFAAGQEATSASYNVAVGVDAGHFNSTGSENTFIGMESGDRTTSSYNTFIGSRSGRWNTTGQFNAFMGFQSGFSNTTGQFNTFMGSSSGYYNTSGQYNTLIGYEAGASNTVGNYNTHLGYQAGYFNSTGSQNTLIGYLAGYNTKSTANTMLGYRAGVSNTTGNFNSFIGVQAGQSNTTGSSNYFFGTNSGANNISGSGNYFLGDNAGGLNTTGGFNIYIGANAGNGAGVNGDNNLAIGFESGRGNNGGVNNTFVGFRADAGAGGLNNATAIGNNARVNVSNALVLGNGANVGIGNSAPTNRLHVTSGVANQSGVRLENLTSSSLATVLNHSKFLTVDGSGNVILGSINSSARTSAETESLWQRKGAYLQSTNGEAIIIGQGVSKTPSDYNLFVSKGILTEKVKVAVRNTAEWSDKVFETGYKLNTLSEVRQYIQQHKHLPGIPSAKEMVERGNDLHQTDAKLLEKIEELTLYTIQLEASNQKQERELQELKQRQARLEQMLQEVLQRK from the coding sequence ATGCGCATTCTTTATGCACTTATCTGCTGGTTGGCAGTTTGTACTCAGCTTTTAGCCCAAGGAAATCAGAAAGTAACCGTGCCCGTTTCAGAAACTCCCGGGGCTTACAACTCAATTATCGGTTTAAACTCAGGAATTTACCTCAACGCTTCGAGCAACCGAAATGTATTTGTAGGCTTTGCTGCTGGACAGGAAGCTACTTCTGCGTCGTATAATGTGGCAGTAGGCGTTGATGCGGGGCATTTTAATTCCACCGGATCAGAGAATACTTTCATTGGAATGGAATCGGGCGATAGGACGACTTCTTCCTATAATACATTTATTGGGTCGAGAAGTGGGCGCTGGAACACTACAGGTCAGTTTAATGCCTTCATGGGCTTCCAGTCCGGTTTCAGCAATACAACAGGCCAATTCAATACCTTTATGGGGTCTTCCTCGGGGTACTATAATACGTCGGGGCAGTATAATACCTTAATTGGTTATGAAGCGGGAGCCAGCAACACTGTAGGCAATTACAATACTCACTTAGGCTATCAGGCTGGTTATTTCAATTCTACCGGCAGTCAGAATACCCTGATAGGGTATCTGGCTGGTTACAACACTAAATCAACAGCCAATACTATGCTGGGGTATCGTGCCGGAGTAAGTAACACTACTGGTAACTTCAACTCCTTTATTGGCGTACAGGCAGGACAATCTAATACAACCGGTTCATCCAACTACTTCTTCGGTACAAACTCAGGGGCCAATAACATTAGCGGTTCGGGAAACTATTTCCTGGGTGACAATGCAGGAGGGTTGAATACAACTGGGGGCTTCAACATCTATATCGGAGCAAATGCCGGTAACGGTGCCGGGGTCAACGGGGATAATAATCTGGCCATTGGTTTTGAATCGGGTCGTGGAAACAACGGTGGTGTCAATAACACCTTCGTGGGTTTCCGGGCGGATGCAGGAGCCGGTGGGTTGAATAATGCGACAGCTATTGGTAATAACGCCAGGGTCAATGTGAGTAACGCTTTAGTACTGGGTAACGGAGCTAATGTTGGGATTGGCAATTCAGCACCTACTAACCGGCTGCACGTTACTAGTGGGGTAGCTAATCAGTCTGGTGTTCGATTAGAGAACCTGACAAGTTCATCGCTGGCGACGGTCTTGAATCATTCTAAGTTCTTAACCGTCGATGGGTCGGGTAATGTCATCCTGGGTAGTATTAATAGTTCGGCCCGGACTAGCGCAGAGACCGAGAGTCTGTGGCAGCGCAAAGGAGCTTATCTGCAAAGTACGAACGGTGAGGCCATCATCATCGGGCAGGGGGTAAGCAAAACGCCCTCCGATTATAACCTGTTCGTGAGCAAGGGTATTCTAACTGAGAAGGTAAAAGTGGCCGTCAGGAATACCGCAGAGTGGAGTGACAAAGTCTTTGAAACCGGCTATAAGCTAAATACTCTCTCAGAAGTGCGGCAGTATATTCAACAGCATAAGCACTTGCCGGGTATTCCGTCAGCGAAGGAAATGGTGGAACGGGGCAACGATCTACATCAGACCGATGCGAAGCTGTTAGAGAAAATTGAGGAGTTAACCCTGTATACTATACAGTTAGAAGCTTCTAACCAAAAGCAGGAGCGGGAATTACAGGAGTTAAAGCAGAGACAGGCTCGTTTAGAGCAAATGCTGCAAGAGGTTTTACAGAGAAAATAA
- a CDS encoding aldose epimerase family protein has protein sequence MNARIVYLSLALLTGALAMTSCNSEKAADDQKAGIEKSAYGQLSDGREAELFTLRNANGMTARITNYGGILVGLTAPDKEGKFEDVTLGFDSLGTYVKNNPFFGALVGRYGNRIAKGKFTLDGNAYTLVTNNMGNHLHGGTVGFDKVLWTATPVDGDEPALRLTYTAKDGEEGYPGNLSVTVIYTLQKDNALKIDYEATTDKPTVVNLTNHTYFNLTGGAKRDILDHVLTINADRFVPVDNTLIPTGELKPVAGTPFDFTKPTRIGDRIDDSTDVQIKYGLGYDHCWVFGDTSHSLKPIATVYEPTTGRVMDVQTTEPAVQFYTGNFLDGSVTGREGFPYKKRYGLCLETEHYPDSPNQPAFPSTVLRPGQTYKTTTVYQFSVKK, from the coding sequence ATGAATGCACGCATTGTTTATTTATCCCTGGCCCTGCTGACGGGCGCTCTGGCTATGACCTCCTGTAATTCTGAAAAAGCTGCCGACGACCAGAAGGCAGGTATTGAAAAATCGGCCTATGGCCAGTTGTCCGATGGCCGCGAAGCCGAGCTCTTTACGCTCCGGAACGCGAACGGCATGACTGCCCGGATCACTAACTACGGCGGAATTCTCGTCGGGTTAACCGCCCCCGATAAGGAAGGAAAGTTCGAAGACGTAACGCTGGGCTTCGATTCGCTGGGAACTTACGTAAAAAACAACCCCTTCTTCGGCGCGCTGGTCGGGCGATACGGCAACCGCATTGCGAAAGGAAAATTTACGCTCGATGGTAATGCGTACACGCTGGTGACGAACAACATGGGCAACCATCTGCACGGCGGTACGGTCGGCTTCGACAAAGTCCTCTGGACGGCTACACCCGTGGACGGAGACGAACCAGCCCTTCGGCTGACCTACACGGCTAAAGACGGTGAAGAGGGATATCCCGGTAATCTGTCGGTGACGGTGATTTACACCCTGCAGAAAGACAACGCACTGAAAATTGATTACGAAGCCACGACCGATAAACCGACGGTAGTGAACCTGACGAACCATACCTATTTCAACCTGACCGGCGGAGCCAAGCGCGATATTCTCGACCACGTGCTGACCATCAATGCCGACCGGTTTGTGCCCGTTGACAATACCCTGATTCCAACCGGCGAGCTGAAGCCAGTGGCGGGTACGCCCTTCGATTTCACCAAACCAACCCGCATCGGCGACCGGATTGATGACTCTACCGATGTGCAGATCAAGTATGGTCTGGGGTATGATCACTGCTGGGTGTTCGGCGATACCAGCCACAGCCTGAAACCCATCGCGACGGTGTATGAACCGACGACTGGCCGGGTGATGGACGTACAGACAACCGAGCCCGCCGTGCAGTTCTATACGGGCAATTTTCTCGATGGCAGCGTAACGGGCCGCGAAGGATTCCCCTATAAAAAACGGTACGGTCTGTGCCTCGAAACCGAGCACTATCCCGACTCGCCTAACCAGCCCGCGTTCCCCTCGACGGTTCTACGACCGGGGCAGACGTATAAAACCACGACGGTGTACCAGTTTTCGGTGAAGAAATAA
- the rsmG gene encoding 16S rRNA (guanine(527)-N(7))-methyltransferase RsmG, which produces MTAPIDLILKYFPKLTDRQREQFAALDGLYRDWNAQINVISRQDIDALYEKHVLHSLGVAKVVQFKPGTEILDVGTGGGFPGIPLAILFPMADFHLVDSIGKKIKVVQEIASALELTNVKADQVRVEQLNTTYDFVVSRAVTRLKPFLGWVRYKIHKSGNNDRPNGVLYLKGGDLAEELAEVPDRYRVYDLSDYFEEPFFETKKVIYVPKV; this is translated from the coding sequence ATGACAGCACCTATCGATCTGATTCTAAAGTATTTTCCTAAACTGACCGATCGGCAACGCGAACAATTCGCGGCCCTCGACGGCCTTTACCGCGACTGGAACGCCCAGATCAACGTCATTTCCCGTCAAGACATTGATGCGCTCTACGAAAAGCACGTCCTGCATTCGCTCGGGGTTGCCAAAGTTGTGCAGTTCAAACCCGGCACCGAAATTCTGGACGTTGGCACGGGGGGAGGCTTTCCGGGTATTCCGCTGGCGATTTTGTTCCCGATGGCCGACTTCCACCTGGTAGACAGCATTGGCAAGAAGATTAAAGTTGTACAGGAAATTGCCAGCGCCCTGGAACTGACCAACGTAAAAGCCGATCAGGTCCGTGTTGAGCAGTTGAACACCACCTATGATTTTGTTGTGAGCCGGGCCGTTACGCGTCTGAAGCCCTTTCTGGGCTGGGTACGCTACAAGATTCACAAAAGCGGCAACAACGACCGGCCCAATGGTGTTTTGTACCTGAAAGGTGGTGACCTCGCCGAAGAACTGGCCGAAGTCCCGGATCGTTACCGGGTTTACGACCTTTCGGATTATTTCGAGGAGCCGTTTTTTGAAACCAAAAAAGTGATTTACGTTCCGAAAGTTTAG
- a CDS encoding glycoside hydrolase family 43 protein: protein MPVQFGDPYVLFTQGKYYMYGTGAGADKGFMAYSSPDLVSWKPEGQVYFHDNKNGWSDPNAKWGGAYWAPEVYEVKGKYFLFYSAQWKQNPTREEENFRIGVAVADKPTGPFIDLANKPIFDPGYPIIDANVFFDSNGKAYLYYSRCCYKHPVQSEVAQQARQNGWFTEIEESWVYGIELKPDFSGVLGQPVLLLRPPVSRRDRQADWESRSVTARDVNRRWTEGSVTFKKDNLYYLMYSANYFGGQYYAIGYATSNSPLGPYKKADNNPVLQKNTARGGSVTGTGHNSIAYSPDGKEMFCVYHARTNKTGNERVVFVDRMQVGKGKITIQGPTTTPQPLPSGAARAVQTN from the coding sequence TTGCCGGTTCAATTCGGTGATCCCTACGTGTTATTCACCCAGGGCAAGTACTATATGTACGGCACGGGCGCCGGAGCCGATAAGGGCTTCATGGCTTATTCCTCCCCCGATCTGGTTAGCTGGAAGCCAGAGGGGCAGGTGTATTTTCACGACAACAAAAACGGCTGGAGTGATCCCAACGCCAAATGGGGCGGGGCTTACTGGGCCCCCGAAGTCTATGAGGTGAAGGGCAAGTACTTTCTCTTCTACAGTGCCCAGTGGAAGCAAAACCCGACCCGTGAGGAAGAGAATTTCCGCATTGGGGTGGCCGTGGCCGACAAGCCTACTGGCCCGTTTATCGATCTGGCCAACAAACCTATTTTTGATCCAGGCTACCCCATCATTGATGCCAACGTGTTTTTTGACAGCAACGGCAAAGCCTATTTGTATTACTCGCGTTGCTGCTACAAGCATCCGGTCCAGAGCGAAGTGGCCCAGCAAGCCCGTCAGAACGGCTGGTTCACCGAGATCGAAGAAAGCTGGGTGTACGGTATCGAACTCAAGCCTGATTTTTCGGGCGTGCTGGGTCAACCGGTGTTATTACTGCGTCCACCCGTTAGCCGCCGTGATCGGCAGGCTGACTGGGAAAGCCGATCGGTGACGGCTCGGGATGTGAACCGGCGCTGGACGGAGGGCTCAGTGACGTTCAAAAAAGACAACCTGTATTATCTGATGTATTCGGCTAATTATTTCGGAGGGCAATATTATGCCATTGGGTACGCCACCTCCAACTCGCCCTTAGGTCCGTATAAAAAGGCAGATAATAACCCAGTCTTACAGAAAAACACGGCCAGGGGCGGCTCGGTCACGGGCACGGGTCACAACAGCATTGCCTACTCGCCGGACGGCAAAGAGATGTTTTGCGTCTATCATGCCCGAACGAATAAAACCGGCAATGAGCGGGTGGTATTTGTGGACCGGATGCAGGTGGGAAAGGGGAAAATAACGATCCAGGGGCCCACTACTACGCCCCAACCACTGCCTTCCGGCGCAGCAAGGGCCGTTCAGACCAATTGA
- a CDS encoding glycosyltransferase, whose protein sequence is MITALLILWLLAVSIQLIFILFIFSRTAFHRQPPRPEGPPAESAPGITLIVCARNEYENLVELLPLLNAQQYPTFEVLVMDDRSTDGTQSFLENDIADLSRVRFIRIDKEHEHVTPKKYALTIALKKAHYPTVLLTDADCRPASTDWLAGMVSPLIDSDSGPDIVLGFSPYEHRPGLLNLLIRAETLFTAVQYLSLALAGRPYMGVGRNLAYRTKLFFSNRGFYSHINVLGGDDDLFINEVANGHNTAICLDPATFMWSKPKETWADWRLQKRRHLNVGKYYKPGHKLRLGLLTGSHVLTWVLGLAVGILGLCRLFLHDSFTTTEWLLLLAATGGFVFRWVAFWGVVGRISYRLAHTVHWASIPFVDPLLAIYYGIMGLRTLFYRRTNRYQWR, encoded by the coding sequence GTGATTACGGCATTGCTGATCCTCTGGCTGCTCGCAGTTAGTATTCAGCTTATTTTTATCCTCTTCATCTTCTCCCGAACGGCGTTTCATCGTCAGCCGCCCCGGCCGGAAGGCCCGCCAGCCGAGTCAGCCCCCGGCATTACGCTGATTGTCTGCGCCCGGAACGAATACGAAAACCTGGTTGAACTGCTGCCCCTGCTGAACGCTCAGCAGTACCCCACGTTTGAAGTGCTGGTGATGGACGACCGCTCCACGGATGGCACCCAGTCGTTCCTTGAAAACGACATTGCCGATCTGAGCCGGGTCCGGTTCATCCGGATTGATAAGGAGCACGAGCACGTTACGCCCAAGAAATACGCCCTGACCATTGCGCTCAAAAAAGCCCACTACCCCACCGTTCTGCTGACCGACGCCGACTGTCGCCCGGCCTCGACCGACTGGCTGGCGGGTATGGTATCGCCCCTGATCGACTCCGATTCTGGCCCAGACATTGTGCTGGGTTTTTCGCCCTACGAGCATCGGCCGGGCCTGCTTAACCTGCTTATCCGCGCAGAAACGCTGTTTACAGCCGTTCAGTATCTGTCGCTTGCCCTGGCGGGTAGACCGTATATGGGCGTTGGCCGGAACCTGGCGTACCGCACGAAGCTCTTTTTCAGCAACCGGGGCTTTTATTCGCATATAAACGTGCTGGGTGGCGACGACGACCTGTTCATCAACGAAGTCGCCAATGGCCACAACACTGCCATCTGTCTGGACCCGGCTACGTTCATGTGGTCGAAGCCCAAAGAAACCTGGGCCGACTGGCGTCTGCAGAAACGGCGGCATCTGAACGTCGGCAAGTATTACAAACCCGGCCACAAACTGCGGCTGGGGCTGCTGACCGGCTCACACGTGCTGACGTGGGTGCTTGGGTTGGCGGTCGGCATTCTTGGGTTGTGTCGGCTGTTTCTCCATGATTCGTTTACTACGACCGAATGGCTACTTTTGCTGGCCGCAACGGGCGGTTTTGTTTTCCGGTGGGTGGCGTTCTGGGGGGTGGTTGGCCGAATCAGTTACCGGCTGGCGCATACGGTCCATTGGGCCAGCATCCCATTCGTTGATCCGCTGCTGGCCATTTATTATGGCATCATGGGTCTGCGAACCTTGTTTTACCGGCGCACGAACCGTTATCAATGGCGTTAA
- a CDS encoding acyltransferase family protein produces the protein MAGINSAPLSTKPHFALLDGLRGVAALAIVIFHFMEWVYPDPSRNFIAHGFLAVDFFFCLSGFVIAYAYDDRIRRLGLAAFFRLRLIRLHPLVILGSVVGLLGFLFDPFAAQPGLLNRANLWLTFVCSICLIPLPIMKERAFNLFSLNAPAWSLFWEYVANILYALVLYRISRRNLSLLIVLATAVLCLVSYRAGNLLGGWAGSNFWDGGARVAYSFLVGLFIYRANWIFKNNLGFVAVAGLLLLAFFMPFTRWNWLTELIIVLLYFPALIAVGAGATVSAGLEKLCVFLGRLSYPLYMTHYGAMWIFGSYLASHKPDTLHLSLIVITGAIVLSGFAYLVLLVYDEPSRRYLAVRLLPSSKPETGRPK, from the coding sequence ATGGCAGGAATAAATTCGGCGCCCCTAAGCACAAAGCCCCACTTTGCCCTTCTGGATGGCTTGCGCGGGGTGGCGGCCCTGGCCATCGTCATCTTTCATTTCATGGAGTGGGTGTATCCCGATCCCAGCCGGAACTTCATCGCCCACGGTTTTTTAGCCGTCGATTTTTTCTTCTGCTTATCGGGCTTTGTCATCGCCTATGCCTATGACGACCGAATCCGTCGATTGGGCCTTGCAGCCTTTTTTAGACTACGATTGATCCGATTGCACCCCCTGGTCATCTTAGGCTCGGTAGTAGGCTTGTTGGGGTTTCTCTTCGATCCCTTTGCGGCTCAGCCGGGTTTATTAAATAGGGCAAACCTGTGGCTGACCTTTGTTTGCTCAATATGTCTCATTCCGCTGCCCATTATGAAAGAGCGGGCATTTAATCTGTTCAGTTTGAATGCGCCAGCGTGGTCATTATTCTGGGAATACGTAGCCAATATCCTCTATGCCCTAGTCCTATACCGCATCAGTCGTCGTAATCTGTCTCTATTAATTGTGCTGGCCACAGCAGTGCTATGTCTGGTTAGCTACCGGGCGGGTAATCTGTTGGGGGGCTGGGCCGGGTCTAACTTCTGGGATGGCGGTGCCCGAGTAGCCTATTCGTTTCTGGTCGGGTTATTCATCTACCGGGCTAACTGGATTTTTAAGAATAACCTTGGCTTCGTGGCTGTGGCGGGATTGCTGCTACTGGCCTTTTTTATGCCCTTTACCCGCTGGAACTGGTTAACCGAGCTCATCATTGTGCTGCTCTATTTTCCGGCTTTAATTGCGGTTGGAGCAGGGGCTACCGTATCGGCTGGCCTTGAAAAACTGTGTGTGTTCCTGGGCCGACTTTCCTATCCACTCTATATGACCCACTACGGAGCGATGTGGATCTTCGGCAGCTACCTGGCCAGCCATAAACCGGATACCCTGCATCTGTCATTGATTGTGATTACCGGGGCTATTGTTCTTAGTGGGTTCGCCTATCTGGTCTTGCTGGTCTATGATGAGCCCAGTCGCCGTTATTTAGCCGTCCGTCTTTTGCCATCCAGCAAACCGGAAACGGGCAGACCTAAATAG
- the tgt gene encoding tRNA guanosine(34) transglycosylase Tgt, which yields MTFSISAQDPQSKARTGLLTTDHGSIQTPIFMPVGTAGTVKAVHQRELETDINAEIILGNTYHLYLRPGLDILRQAGGLHAFNGWRRPILTDSGGYQVYSLSDTRKIKEEGVTFKSHIDGSKHIFTPEGVMDIQRTIGADIIMAFDECTPYPCDYGYARQSMEMTHRWLDRCIDRFDATEGHYGYRQTLFPIVQGSTYTDLRRQSAEYIASKEREGNAIGGLAVGEPAEEMYAMIELVNDILPADKPRYLMGVGTPANILEGIARGVDMFDCVMPTRNARHGILFTTEGIINIKNEKWSRDFSPIDAGLDGYASTFYTKAYLRHLFKADELLSGQIASLHNLSFYLWLVRQARAHIEAGDFMPWKNQVVDRFMQRL from the coding sequence ATGACATTTTCAATTTCTGCTCAGGATCCGCAGTCGAAGGCCCGCACGGGCCTGCTGACGACTGATCATGGGTCTATTCAGACGCCAATTTTTATGCCCGTCGGCACGGCGGGAACCGTAAAGGCCGTTCACCAGCGCGAGCTCGAAACCGACATCAATGCCGAGATTATACTGGGCAATACGTATCACCTGTATCTGCGGCCCGGCCTGGACATACTCCGGCAGGCGGGTGGGCTGCACGCGTTCAACGGCTGGCGTCGGCCAATCCTGACCGATTCGGGGGGCTATCAGGTCTATTCGCTGTCGGACACGCGGAAGATCAAAGAGGAGGGCGTTACGTTCAAGTCGCACATCGACGGCTCGAAACACATCTTTACCCCCGAAGGTGTTATGGACATTCAGCGGACCATCGGGGCCGATATCATTATGGCGTTCGACGAGTGTACGCCCTATCCCTGCGACTACGGTTACGCCCGGCAGTCGATGGAGATGACTCACCGCTGGCTCGATCGCTGCATCGACCGGTTCGACGCAACCGAAGGCCACTACGGCTACCGGCAAACGCTGTTCCCGATTGTGCAGGGCAGCACCTATACCGACCTGCGTCGGCAATCGGCGGAATACATTGCCAGCAAAGAGCGCGAGGGTAATGCCATTGGCGGTCTGGCGGTGGGCGAACCGGCTGAGGAAATGTATGCCATGATTGAACTGGTCAACGACATTCTGCCGGCCGATAAACCCCGTTACCTGATGGGCGTGGGGACACCCGCCAATATTCTGGAAGGCATTGCCCGGGGCGTCGATATGTTCGACTGCGTGATGCCGACACGTAACGCCCGCCACGGAATCCTGTTCACGACGGAAGGGATCATCAATATTAAGAACGAGAAATGGAGCCGCGATTTCAGCCCGATCGACGCGGGGCTGGATGGCTATGCCAGTACGTTCTATACCAAAGCGTATCTACGGCACCTGTTCAAAGCCGACGAACTGCTGAGCGGACAGATCGCCAGTCTGCACAACCTGAGCTTCTACCTGTGGCTGGTCCGGCAGGCGCGGGCGCACATCGAAGCGGGTGATTTTATGCCCTGGAAAAATCAGGTGGTTGATCGGTTTATGCAGCGGTTATAA